The following are from one region of the Streptomyces rubrogriseus genome:
- the rplU gene encoding 50S ribosomal protein L21, with the protein MYAIVRSGGRQHKVAVGDIVEVDKISTGKVGDTVELSTLLVVDGDAVTSDPWVLAGIKVQAEIVDHHKGQKIDILRYKNKTGYRRRQGHRQQYTAIKVTEIPAAAK; encoded by the coding sequence GTGTACGCCATCGTGCGCAGCGGTGGTCGCCAGCACAAGGTTGCTGTCGGCGACATCGTTGAGGTTGACAAGATTTCCACCGGCAAGGTCGGCGACACGGTCGAGCTCTCGACCCTGCTCGTCGTCGACGGCGACGCTGTGACCAGCGACCCGTGGGTGCTGGCCGGCATCAAGGTCCAGGCCGAGATCGTGGACCACCACAAGGGCCAGAAGATCGACATTCTGCGCTACAAGAACAAGACCGGCTACCGCCGTCGTCAGGGCCACCGCCAGCAGTACACGGCGATCAAGGTCACTGAGATCCCCGCGGCTGCGAAGTAA
- the obgE gene encoding GTPase ObgE: protein MTTFVDRVELHVAAGNGGHGCASVHREKFKPLGGPDGGNGGRGGDVILTVDQSVTTLLDYHHSPHRKATNGKPGEGGNRSGKDGQDLVLPVPDGTVVLDGAGNVLADMVGHGTSYVAAQGGRGGLGNAALASARRKAPGFALLGEPGDLQDIHLELKTVADVALVGYPSAGKSSLISVLSAAKPKIADYPFTTLVPNLGVVTAGETVYTVADVPGLIPGASQGKGLGLEFLRHVERCSVLVHVLDTATLESERDPLSDLDVIEAELREYGGLDNRPRIVVLNKIDVPDGKDLAEMVRPDLEARGYRVFEVSAVAHMGLRELSFALAELVATARAARPKEEATRIVIRPKAVDDAGFTVTREEDGLFRVRGEKPERWVRQTDFNNDEAVGYLSDRLNRLGVEEKLMKAGARNGDGVAIGPEDNAVVFDWEPSVTAGAEMLGRRGEDHRFEAPRPAAQRRRDRDAERDEAQQEFDGFEPF, encoded by the coding sequence ATGACCACCTTCGTGGACCGCGTCGAACTGCACGTCGCCGCGGGTAACGGAGGCCACGGCTGTGCCTCCGTCCACCGTGAGAAGTTCAAGCCGCTCGGCGGCCCGGACGGCGGCAACGGCGGCCGGGGCGGCGACGTGATCCTCACCGTGGACCAGTCGGTGACCACGCTCCTCGACTACCACCACTCCCCGCACCGCAAGGCCACCAACGGCAAGCCCGGCGAGGGCGGCAACCGCTCCGGCAAGGACGGCCAGGACCTGGTCCTGCCCGTACCCGACGGCACCGTGGTCCTCGACGGCGCGGGCAACGTGCTCGCCGACATGGTCGGCCACGGCACCTCCTACGTCGCCGCGCAGGGCGGCCGGGGCGGCCTCGGCAACGCGGCGCTGGCCTCCGCGCGGCGCAAGGCGCCCGGTTTCGCGCTGCTCGGTGAGCCCGGCGACCTCCAGGACATCCACCTGGAGCTGAAGACCGTCGCCGACGTGGCGCTGGTCGGCTACCCGAGCGCCGGCAAGTCCTCGCTGATCTCCGTGCTGAGCGCGGCCAAGCCGAAGATCGCCGACTACCCCTTCACGACGCTCGTGCCCAACCTGGGCGTGGTGACGGCGGGCGAGACCGTGTACACCGTCGCGGACGTCCCCGGTCTCATCCCCGGCGCCAGCCAGGGCAAGGGCCTGGGCCTGGAGTTCCTGCGGCACGTGGAGCGGTGCAGCGTGCTGGTGCACGTCCTGGACACGGCGACGCTGGAGTCCGAGCGCGACCCGCTCTCCGACCTGGACGTCATCGAGGCCGAACTGCGCGAGTACGGCGGCCTGGACAACCGGCCGCGGATCGTCGTCCTCAACAAGATCGACGTGCCCGACGGCAAGGACCTCGCCGAGATGGTGCGGCCGGACCTCGAGGCGCGCGGTTACCGGGTCTTCGAGGTGTCGGCCGTGGCGCACATGGGCCTCAGGGAGCTGTCCTTCGCGCTGGCCGAGCTGGTCGCCACGGCCCGGGCCGCCCGGCCCAAGGAGGAGGCCACGCGGATCGTCATCCGGCCCAAGGCCGTGGACGACGCGGGCTTCACCGTCACCCGCGAGGAGGACGGCCTGTTCCGGGTGCGCGGCGAGAAGCCCGAACGCTGGGTGCGCCAGACCGACTTCAACAACGACGAGGCCGTCGGCTACCTCTCCGACCGGCTCAACCGCCTCGGTGTCGAGGAGAAGCTGATGAAGGCGGGCGCCCGCAACGGCGACGGCGTGGCCATCGGTCCCGAGGACAACGCGGTCGTCTTCGACTGGGAGCCCTCGGTCACGGCGGGCGCCGAGATGCTCGGCCGCCGCGGCGAGGACCACCGCTTCGAGGCACCCCGCCCGGCCGCCCAGCGACGCCGGGACCGGGACGCCGAACGGGACGAGGCCCAGCAGGAGTTCGACGGCTTCGAGCCCTTCTGA
- a CDS encoding stealth family protein has protein sequence MRNPEAPRLVGVYRRVVPVGARRVIAEHVDSGFRQQVKEGIAAAAAKRDQINRVRVARSHRKLLARHDRRVVSVGKAPRIAHVVPRATPLDARRANLDDVTEALRHAGIDYFCVRSASETSTAVAVREDDREQVITALRQACRVRPGYVIPMGKGEPLDEAALPAFGTGPWKRVSGSPVFRCTWYRTDETGRMVFGLRYGCDIEFWNHEGGELVSPRRNPVAEAVPVEEEATEADESLFTDLAPLPEDRIPRPDEDPDAEAGAGDGPRPGRVRTRPAFAAGSVGRRTFPIDVVYTWVDGSDPAWIRSRAEFSDRPYHEEAANAARYLSRDELRYSLRSLNLYAPWVRNIYLVTADQTPDWLNTDHPRLKVVSHKEIFSEPTSLPTFNSHAIESQLHHIDGLSEHFLYFNDDVMLGRETLPQHFFLPNGLGQYYLSPALIPFGEPNSEDPPVAAAGKNNRRLIAERFGGSTIFRKMKHVPHALHRGVLEAIETDFADEHRRTAASRFRSAGDISVTSSLHHYYAFHTGRSFPGDQLVYRYLDVGKPGAERVLGRLLAEREAHVFCLNDTTSTESELAHQQVLMTRFLDEYFPFPSPYERGADD, from the coding sequence GTGCGAAATCCTGAAGCACCCCGGTTGGTCGGTGTCTACCGGCGTGTAGTCCCGGTGGGTGCGCGACGTGTGATCGCCGAGCACGTGGACAGCGGCTTCCGGCAGCAGGTCAAAGAGGGCATCGCGGCCGCCGCAGCCAAGCGGGACCAGATCAATCGCGTGCGCGTCGCCCGCAGCCACCGCAAGCTGCTGGCCCGCCACGACCGGCGGGTCGTCAGCGTGGGCAAGGCGCCGCGCATCGCCCACGTCGTACCGAGGGCCACTCCGCTGGACGCCCGGCGCGCCAACCTCGACGACGTGACCGAGGCGCTGCGGCACGCGGGCATCGACTACTTCTGCGTGCGGTCGGCCTCCGAGACGTCCACCGCGGTGGCGGTCCGCGAGGACGACCGCGAGCAAGTGATCACCGCGCTGCGTCAGGCCTGCCGGGTCAGACCCGGCTACGTGATACCCATGGGCAAGGGCGAGCCTCTCGACGAGGCCGCCCTGCCTGCCTTCGGGACCGGTCCGTGGAAGCGGGTGTCGGGATCCCCGGTCTTCCGCTGCACCTGGTACCGCACCGACGAGACCGGCCGCATGGTCTTCGGCCTGCGATACGGCTGCGACATAGAGTTCTGGAACCACGAGGGCGGCGAACTGGTCTCCCCCCGCCGCAACCCGGTCGCCGAGGCCGTCCCGGTCGAGGAGGAGGCGACGGAGGCCGACGAGTCCCTGTTCACCGACCTCGCCCCGTTGCCCGAGGACCGGATCCCGCGGCCCGACGAGGACCCCGACGCCGAGGCAGGCGCCGGAGACGGCCCGCGTCCCGGACGGGTGCGGACCCGCCCCGCCTTCGCCGCCGGGAGCGTCGGACGCCGCACGTTCCCCATCGACGTCGTGTACACCTGGGTCGACGGCTCCGACCCCGCGTGGATACGCAGCCGGGCGGAGTTCTCCGACCGCCCGTACCACGAGGAGGCGGCCAACGCGGCGCGCTACCTCAGCAGGGACGAACTGCGCTACTCACTGCGCTCCCTGAACCTGTACGCGCCCTGGGTGCGCAACATCTACCTGGTGACCGCCGATCAGACCCCCGACTGGCTGAACACGGACCATCCGCGGCTGAAGGTGGTGAGCCACAAGGAGATATTCAGCGAGCCCACGTCGCTGCCCACCTTCAACTCGCACGCGATCGAGAGCCAGCTGCACCACATCGACGGGCTCTCCGAGCACTTCCTCTACTTCAACGACGACGTGATGCTCGGCCGGGAGACGCTGCCCCAGCACTTCTTCCTGCCCAACGGCCTCGGCCAGTACTACCTCTCGCCGGCCCTCATACCCTTCGGCGAGCCCAACAGCGAGGACCCGCCGGTCGCCGCCGCCGGCAAGAACAACCGCCGGCTGATCGCCGAGCGCTTCGGCGGCAGCACCATCTTCCGGAAGATGAAGCACGTGCCGCACGCCCTGCACCGCGGCGTGCTGGAGGCGATCGAGACCGACTTCGCCGACGAGCACCGGCGCACCGCGGCGAGCCGCTTCCGCAGCGCCGGAGACATCTCGGTCACCTCGTCGCTCCACCACTACTACGCGTTCCACACGGGGCGCTCCTTCCCCGGCGACCAGCTCGTGTACCGCTACCTCGACGTCGGCAAGCCGGGCGCCGAACGGGTGCTCGGCCGACTTCTCGCCGAGCGCGAGGCCCACGTCTTCTGCCTGAACGACACGACCTCCACCGAGTCCGAACTCGCCCACCAGCAGGTTCTGATGACCCGCTTCCTGGACGAGTACTTCCCGTTTCCGAGCCCCTACGAGCGCGGTGCAGACGACTGA
- the rpmA gene encoding 50S ribosomal protein L27, with protein sequence MAHKKGASSTRNGRDSNAQRLGVKRFGGQAVNAGEILVRQRGTHFHPGAGVGRGGDDTLFALQAGAVQFGTHRGRKVVNIVPVA encoded by the coding sequence ATGGCACACAAGAAGGGCGCATCGTCCACCCGGAACGGTCGCGACTCGAATGCCCAGCGGCTCGGCGTGAAGCGCTTCGGCGGTCAGGCCGTCAACGCGGGTGAGATCCTGGTCCGCCAGCGTGGCACCCACTTCCACCCGGGCGCCGGTGTCGGCCGCGGTGGCGACGACACGCTGTTCGCGCTGCAGGCCGGTGCGGTGCAGTTCGGCACCCACCGTGGCCGCAAGGTCGTGAACATCGTTCCGGTCGCCTGA
- a CDS encoding TIGR03936 family radical SAM-associated protein, whose translation MQRIRLRYTKRGRLRFTSHRDFQRAFERALRRAEVPMAYSAGFTPHPKVSYANAAPTGTGSEAEYLEIALTEARDPERLRLLLDESLPAGLDVVDAVEARTSGLADRLTASVWELRLDGVEPAEAERAVAAFDAAPVVEVQRRTKNGVRTFDTRSAVAHLECVTTHGSPADRPSDRPCAILRLVVRHVTPAVRPDDVLSGLRAVADLAPPVPAAVTRLAQGLFDEETGAVTDPLAPDREAEAPEPHPAAASAAATASA comes from the coding sequence GTGCAGCGCATTCGTCTGCGCTACACCAAGCGCGGCCGCCTCCGGTTCACCAGCCACCGTGACTTCCAGCGCGCCTTCGAGCGTGCGCTGCGCCGCGCCGAGGTGCCGATGGCGTACTCGGCGGGGTTCACCCCGCACCCGAAGGTGTCGTACGCCAATGCCGCACCCACCGGCACGGGCAGTGAGGCGGAGTACCTGGAGATCGCGCTCACCGAGGCGCGCGATCCGGAGCGGCTGAGGCTGCTCCTCGACGAGTCGCTGCCCGCCGGGCTCGACGTCGTCGACGCGGTAGAGGCCCGGACCTCCGGGCTCGCCGACCGGCTGACGGCCTCCGTGTGGGAGCTGCGGCTGGACGGTGTGGAGCCCGCCGAGGCCGAGAGGGCCGTCGCGGCCTTCGACGCGGCCCCGGTGGTGGAGGTGCAGCGTCGTACGAAGAACGGCGTCCGCACCTTCGACACCCGCTCCGCCGTCGCGCATCTGGAGTGCGTCACCACGCACGGTTCACCGGCTGATAGGCCGAGCGACCGGCCCTGTGCGATACTGCGGCTGGTTGTTCGGCACGTGACGCCTGCCGTACGACCCGACGACGTCCTGTCCGGTCTTCGCGCCGTGGCCGACCTGGCGCCGCCGGTCCCCGCAGCGGTGACCAGGCTGGCGCAGGGGCTGTTCGATGAAGAGACCGGTGCGGTGACCGACCCGCTCGCGCCCGACCGCGAGGCAGAAGCGCCCGAGCCGCATCCGGCCGCCGCTTCCGCCGCCGCGACGGCGTCGGCGTAA
- a CDS encoding FG-GAP repeat domain-containing protein yields the protein MFTSRARLRTRRSRLLTCTALAVAAGMLVTTPALAADKPSPGIEVPTPKSELPKLDRAQPERKQAPRMRAAAAPAPRFDVDGDGFSDMLLSLQDGSTEVWRTTSGEFTPYSINVDDYTEKQKDILTPGDLDGNGAPEVLTLSSTGTLSLFESWGADNTGFTTWSGTGWQIYNKVITPGDVTGDGRPDLLARTYGGELYLYEGTGSLNSPFRGRVKVGGGWEMFDQLVGMGDMNGDGIGDVVARTRLGYLYFYAGKGSATAPLATRDLLGEGWTNYNQIIAADDWDGDGLGDLLGRTRSGDLYYYRADGTGNFEAKQQAGTGFQPVELFAGSGVYPHFGKSSVIGMDTRGTLYWYGVKNDGQLTARSQVSDTGGWSGARVAYASSLDKDGYADLLELYDGVLYNYAATADESLATGWGKYNLFLGPGDLNDDGKGDLLARDTSGTLYLFRGKGHGASLSSPLKVGGGWNAYDKLVGAGDFTGDGRTDIVARTPAGQLYLYRGTGVSTSPFAGKVDLGSGWQQYNKLASPGDIDGDGRADLLAANSRGDLYRYTSYTDGRFKARVKLGTGWDTYRNLY from the coding sequence TTGTTCACATCACGCGCGCGCCTCAGAACGCGCCGTTCCCGGCTGCTCACCTGCACCGCCCTCGCGGTCGCGGCGGGCATGCTGGTCACCACTCCCGCCCTCGCCGCCGACAAGCCCTCGCCGGGCATCGAGGTGCCGACGCCCAAGTCGGAACTGCCGAAGCTGGACCGCGCCCAGCCCGAGCGGAAGCAGGCCCCGCGGATGCGCGCCGCCGCGGCTCCCGCGCCCCGCTTCGACGTGGACGGCGACGGGTTCAGCGACATGCTCCTGAGCCTGCAGGACGGCAGCACGGAGGTCTGGCGCACCACGTCGGGCGAGTTCACCCCGTACTCGATCAACGTCGACGACTACACGGAGAAGCAGAAGGACATCCTCACCCCCGGCGACCTCGACGGAAACGGGGCGCCGGAGGTCCTCACGCTGTCGTCGACGGGCACCCTGTCCCTGTTCGAGAGCTGGGGCGCGGACAACACCGGGTTCACCACCTGGAGCGGGACCGGCTGGCAGATCTACAACAAGGTCATCACGCCCGGGGACGTCACCGGTGACGGCAGGCCCGACCTGCTCGCGCGGACCTACGGCGGCGAGCTGTACCTGTACGAGGGCACGGGAAGCCTCAACTCCCCGTTCCGCGGCCGGGTGAAGGTCGGCGGCGGCTGGGAGATGTTCGACCAGCTGGTGGGCATGGGCGACATGAACGGCGACGGCATCGGCGACGTCGTGGCCCGCACCCGCCTCGGCTACCTCTACTTCTACGCCGGCAAGGGCAGCGCCACCGCCCCGCTCGCCACCCGCGACCTCCTGGGCGAGGGCTGGACCAACTACAACCAGATCATCGCCGCCGACGACTGGGACGGCGACGGGCTCGGCGACCTGCTCGGCCGCACCCGCTCCGGTGACCTGTACTACTACCGGGCCGACGGCACCGGCAACTTCGAGGCCAAGCAGCAGGCCGGCACGGGCTTCCAGCCGGTGGAGCTCTTCGCCGGCAGCGGTGTGTACCCGCACTTCGGCAAGTCGTCGGTGATCGGCATGGACACCCGCGGCACGCTCTACTGGTACGGCGTGAAGAACGACGGCCAGCTCACCGCCCGCTCGCAGGTCAGCGACACGGGCGGCTGGTCGGGCGCCAGGGTGGCCTACGCGTCGTCGCTCGACAAGGACGGGTACGCGGACCTGCTGGAGCTGTACGACGGCGTGCTGTACAACTACGCCGCAACGGCCGACGAGAGCCTGGCCACCGGCTGGGGCAAGTACAACCTGTTCCTCGGTCCGGGCGACCTCAACGACGACGGCAAGGGCGACCTCCTCGCCCGGGACACCTCCGGCACCCTGTACCTCTTCCGGGGCAAGGGCCACGGCGCCTCCCTGTCCTCGCCGCTGAAGGTCGGCGGCGGCTGGAACGCCTACGACAAGCTCGTGGGCGCCGGTGACTTCACCGGGGACGGCCGTACCGACATCGTCGCGCGCACCCCGGCCGGCCAGCTGTACCTCTACCGCGGTACCGGGGTCAGCACCTCGCCGTTCGCGGGCAAGGTGGACCTGGGCTCCGGCTGGCAGCAGTACAACAAGCTGGCCTCGCCCGGCGACATCGACGGCGACGGCCGGGCCGACCTGCTCGCGGCCAACTCCCGCGGCGACCTGTACCGCTACACGTCCTACACCGACGGGCGGTTCAAGGCCCGGGTGAAGCTGGGCACCGGCTGGGACACCTACCGGAACCTGTACTGA
- a CDS encoding stealth conserved region 3 domain-containing protein, with amino-acid sequence MKITFLLTWGDEMGGTEQAVYTQATHLAPRHDIEVLSVFKTREQPFFSVDERVSVRYLVDRTGKTERPVRESDLSAEDCRHLAGLPSDLISPKWEATFDALSDVEMQRALRTIDTDVLITTSPALMSAVADLAPSRVITIQQEHRPSQLRGGTGEPLLLRAPAIDALVVLTERTKQWLEESLGKAAPRLAAIPNAIPEGFRPRSSLTGKTIVMPRRLVPDKQVDHAIQAFAKALPDHPGWRLRIFGDGPQMSRLRNLIQGLGLHDSVELLGPSQHMTEEWARASLTILPSQDGEAFPLVLLEAFAAGVPAVAYDIVTGPAEIIRHGEDGLLVPPNDVESLAEAISRLMGDEALLRSYGEKAHEGSTRFAAEVIVKQWEELFTELVSRRDDPRRMAERADRIAHRVAHGGAGRFHAAVAADRTAPSSGDQRAREVVIGASDRSLVRAGGRLSEVRDDLQGSEIVQRNFETVVAALESSGIPYVLLRDRDDNPRRRLAVDTVEQTRVRKALAGAYEGKAVYAELLKPRTHAPGVLLAERLEAVGEVAGLRVFRPVVTSTRTLRFGPAYGCDIEFWRQVPEEEGGDGQFVAPLRPSAVGPKLPSLTPDARTRVKDREYPTLEPLTRKLVSDITFPVDAVYTWVDDSDPRWQERRARRRADLGLEAESSGDEAARFRNRDELRYSLRSLAMFAPWIRKIYLVTDDQTPEWLNTEHEGIEVVSHRDIFTDQDCLPTFNSHSIESQLHHIDGLSEQFLYLNDDVFIGRPVGAQRFFLPNGASRFFWSPTTVPVGEPTEEDEGYFAAAKNNRSLLEERFGVTVANSFVHAPHPLRRSVLERIEEDFPESVARTAATPMRGWQDISMVSSLHHHYGYLTGASVPSSIRCAYIDVGTYSRHPELTRLLAMRGHDVFCLGESQDAEVPEHEQARIVEAFLRAYFPVKSPYER; translated from the coding sequence ATGAAAATCACCTTTCTCCTCACCTGGGGTGACGAGATGGGCGGCACGGAACAGGCCGTCTACACCCAGGCGACCCACCTGGCTCCCCGCCACGACATCGAGGTGCTCAGCGTCTTCAAGACGCGCGAGCAGCCGTTCTTCTCCGTCGACGAGCGGGTGTCGGTGCGTTACCTGGTGGACCGCACCGGCAAGACCGAGCGCCCGGTGCGCGAGAGCGACCTCAGCGCCGAGGACTGCCGGCACCTCGCCGGGCTGCCGAGCGACCTGATCAGCCCGAAGTGGGAGGCCACCTTCGACGCGCTGTCCGACGTCGAGATGCAGCGCGCGCTGCGGACCATCGACACGGACGTGCTGATCACCACCTCGCCCGCGCTGATGTCGGCGGTGGCCGACCTGGCGCCCTCCCGCGTGATCACCATCCAGCAGGAGCACCGGCCCTCCCAGCTGCGGGGCGGCACGGGCGAGCCGCTGCTGCTGCGGGCGCCCGCCATCGACGCGCTCGTGGTGCTCACCGAGCGCACCAAGCAGTGGCTCGAGGAGTCCCTCGGCAAGGCCGCTCCCCGCCTCGCCGCGATCCCGAACGCGATCCCGGAGGGCTTCCGGCCGCGCTCCAGCCTGACCGGCAAGACCATCGTGATGCCGCGCCGGCTGGTGCCGGACAAGCAGGTCGACCACGCCATCCAGGCCTTCGCCAAGGCGTTGCCGGACCACCCGGGCTGGCGGCTGCGCATCTTCGGCGACGGACCCCAGATGTCCCGGCTGCGCAACCTCATCCAGGGCCTGGGCCTGCACGACTCCGTGGAGCTCCTCGGCCCCAGCCAGCACATGACCGAGGAGTGGGCCAGGGCCAGCCTGACCATTCTTCCGTCGCAGGACGGCGAGGCCTTCCCGCTGGTGCTGCTGGAAGCGTTCGCGGCCGGTGTCCCGGCCGTGGCGTACGACATCGTCACCGGGCCCGCCGAGATCATCCGGCACGGCGAGGACGGCCTGCTGGTGCCGCCCAACGACGTCGAGTCCCTGGCCGAGGCGATCTCCCGCCTGATGGGCGACGAGGCGTTGCTGCGCTCCTACGGCGAGAAGGCCCACGAGGGGTCCACCCGGTTCGCGGCCGAGGTGATCGTCAAGCAGTGGGAGGAGCTCTTCACCGAGCTCGTCTCCCGGCGCGACGACCCGCGGCGGATGGCGGAGCGCGCCGACCGCATAGCCCACCGGGTGGCCCACGGCGGCGCGGGCCGCTTCCACGCCGCCGTGGCCGCCGACCGCACGGCGCCCTCGTCGGGCGACCAGCGGGCCCGCGAAGTCGTCATCGGCGCGTCCGACCGTTCCCTGGTGCGGGCCGGCGGCCGCCTGTCCGAGGTCCGTGACGACCTCCAGGGCTCGGAGATCGTCCAGCGCAACTTCGAGACGGTCGTCGCGGCGCTCGAGTCGAGCGGCATTCCGTACGTGCTCCTGCGCGACCGGGACGACAACCCCAGGCGCCGGCTGGCCGTCGACACGGTCGAACAGACCCGGGTCCGCAAGGCGCTCGCCGGCGCCTACGAGGGCAAGGCCGTCTACGCCGAGCTGCTCAAGCCCCGTACGCACGCGCCGGGTGTGCTGCTCGCCGAGCGCCTCGAGGCGGTGGGCGAGGTGGCCGGACTGCGGGTGTTCCGCCCGGTGGTGACCTCCACCCGTACGCTGCGCTTCGGCCCCGCGTACGGCTGCGACATCGAGTTCTGGCGGCAGGTGCCGGAGGAGGAGGGCGGGGACGGTCAGTTCGTCGCGCCGCTCAGGCCCAGTGCCGTCGGTCCCAAGCTGCCGTCCCTGACCCCCGACGCCCGTACCCGCGTGAAGGACCGCGAGTACCCGACGCTGGAGCCGCTGACCAGGAAACTGGTGAGCGACATCACCTTCCCCGTCGACGCCGTGTACACGTGGGTCGACGACTCCGACCCCCGCTGGCAGGAGCGCCGGGCGCGTCGGCGCGCCGACCTCGGGCTGGAGGCGGAGAGCTCCGGCGACGAGGCCGCCCGGTTCCGCAACCGCGACGAACTCCGCTACTCCCTGCGGTCGCTCGCCATGTTCGCGCCCTGGATCCGGAAGATCTACCTCGTCACCGACGACCAGACCCCCGAGTGGCTCAACACCGAGCACGAGGGCATCGAGGTCGTCTCGCACCGGGACATCTTCACCGACCAGGACTGCCTGCCGACGTTCAACTCCCACTCCATCGAGAGCCAGCTGCACCACATCGACGGCCTCTCCGAGCAGTTCCTGTACCTGAACGACGACGTGTTCATCGGGCGGCCGGTCGGGGCCCAGCGCTTCTTCCTGCCGAACGGCGCGAGCCGGTTCTTCTGGTCGCCGACGACGGTGCCGGTCGGTGAGCCGACCGAGGAGGACGAGGGCTACTTCGCCGCGGCGAAGAACAACCGCTCGCTGCTGGAGGAGCGGTTCGGCGTGACGGTGGCGAACAGCTTCGTGCACGCGCCGCACCCGCTGCGCCGGAGCGTGCTGGAGCGCATCGAGGAGGACTTCCCGGAGAGCGTGGCCCGCACGGCCGCCACCCCGATGCGCGGGTGGCAGGACATCTCCATGGTGTCCTCGCTGCACCACCACTACGGCTACCTCACCGGGGCGTCGGTGCCGAGCAGCATCCGGTGCGCCTACATCGACGTGGGCACCTACAGCCGCCACCCGGAGCTGACGCGCCTGCTGGCCATGCGCGGTCACGACGTCTTCTGCCTCGGCGAGTCGCAGGACGCCGAGGTGCCGGAGCACGAGCAGGCCCGCATCGTCGAGGCGTTCCTGCGGGCCTACTTCCCCGTGAAGAGCCCGTACGAGCGCTGA
- a CDS encoding iron-containing alcohol dehydrogenase family protein produces the protein MPVLTRLIPSPLVVDVRPGALDDLASVLADQRISQSGKLAVAISDGSGARLRRRLEPSLPGADWFEVGGGTIDDAVRLADGMKSGRYDAVVGLGGGKVIDCAKFAAARVGLPMVAVATNLSHDGICSPVSILDNDAGRGSYGVPTPIALVVDLAVIREAPIRFVRSGIGDAVSNVSAVADWELAHRVNGEKVDGLAAALARQAGEAVLRHPGGCGDDGFLTVLTEGLVLSGIAMTIAGHTRPSSGACHEISHALDLLYPRRAASHGEQVGIGAAFATYLRGDREGALLMADTLRRHGLPVVAREIGFGDEEFVRAVGFAPQTRPGRYTILEHLDLTPARAGEAYAEYVAAVSG, from the coding sequence GTGCCGGTACTGACGAGGCTCATCCCCTCGCCGCTCGTCGTGGACGTCCGGCCGGGCGCCCTGGACGACCTGGCGAGCGTCCTGGCGGACCAGCGGATCTCGCAGTCCGGCAAGCTGGCCGTGGCCATCTCCGACGGCTCGGGGGCGCGGCTGCGCCGGCGGCTGGAGCCGTCGCTGCCCGGCGCGGACTGGTTCGAGGTCGGCGGCGGCACGATCGACGACGCGGTGCGGCTGGCCGACGGCATGAAGTCGGGGCGCTACGACGCGGTCGTCGGTCTCGGCGGCGGCAAGGTCATCGACTGCGCCAAGTTCGCCGCGGCCCGGGTGGGCCTGCCCATGGTCGCGGTGGCCACCAACCTGTCCCACGACGGCATCTGCTCGCCGGTCTCCATCCTCGACAACGACGCGGGCCGCGGTTCGTACGGCGTGCCGACGCCCATCGCGCTCGTCGTCGACCTCGCGGTGATCCGGGAGGCGCCGATCCGGTTCGTGCGCTCCGGGATCGGCGACGCCGTCTCCAACGTATCCGCGGTCGCCGACTGGGAACTGGCCCACCGGGTGAACGGCGAGAAGGTCGACGGCCTCGCCGCCGCCCTCGCCCGGCAGGCCGGCGAGGCCGTGCTGCGCCACCCCGGCGGCTGCGGCGACGACGGGTTCCTGACCGTGCTCACCGAGGGCCTGGTGCTGTCCGGCATCGCCATGACCATCGCCGGGCACACCCGTCCCTCCTCCGGCGCCTGCCACGAGATCAGCCACGCCCTCGACCTGCTGTATCCCCGGCGCGCGGCCAGCCACGGCGAGCAGGTCGGCATCGGCGCGGCCTTCGCGACGTACCTGCGCGGCGACCGGGAGGGCGCCCTGCTGATGGCGGACACGCTGCGCCGGCACGGGCTGCCGGTGGTGGCCCGGGAGATCGGGTTCGGCGACGAGGAGTTCGTGCGGGCCGTGGGGTTCGCGCCGCAGACCCGGCCCGGCCGGTACACGATCCTGGAGCACCTCGACCTGACGCCCGCGCGGGCGGGGGAGGCGTACGCCGAGTACGTCGCGGCGGTCTCCGGTTGA